The following coding sequences are from one Gossypium hirsutum isolate 1008001.06 chromosome A12, Gossypium_hirsutum_v2.1, whole genome shotgun sequence window:
- the LOC107951252 gene encoding flavin-containing monooxygenase FMO GS-OX-like 8, protein MVSEQGQATKNVCVIGAGPSGLVAARELRKEGHTAVVLEQNHDIGGQWLYEPNVEKEDPLGKNKFLNVHSSVYDSLRIVSPREIMGFTDFPFVSKKNRDTRRFPGHKELWLYLKDFCEYFGLKEMVRFNTRVEYVGMLDYGVFGKDLKWVVKSKEKKGEKRVEEVFDAVIVATGHYSQPRLPSIKGMDAWKRKQIHSHVYRVPEPFRNEVVVIVGNSLSGQDISMEIVKVAKEVYLSAKSLEVTEGLSKVISKHRNLHLYPQIQSLHEDGRVEFEDGSCVIADTIIYCTGYSYAFPFLDTKGIVGVDDNRVGPLFEHTFPPSLAPSLSFIGIPRKLIGFPFFESQAKWIAQVLSEKRNLPSYDDMMLSIKEFYRSRELAGIPVSDTHDIANFEYCDKYADYSESPHLEEWRKQLCLSAIVNSFTNLETYRDSWDDGDDELLQQALQSPHFTQLGVQP, encoded by the exons ATGGTTTCGGAGCAGGGGCAAGCGACGAAGAACGTGTGCGTGATCGGCGCCGGACCGTCGGGGCTGGTGGCGGCGAGGGAGCTAAGGAAAGAGGGACACACGGCGGTGGTTTTGGAGCAAAACCACGACATAGGTGGGCAGTGGTTGTACGAACCAAACGTGGAGAAGGAAGATCCACTGGGGAAAAACAAATTTCTAAACGTACATAGTAGCGTGTACGATTCACTAAGGATTGTATCCCCAAGGGAAATCATGGGTTTCACTGATTTCCCATTTGTGTCGAAGAAAAACAGGGACACGAGGAGATTCCCAGGTCACAAGGAGCTGTGGTTGTATCTTAAAGATTTCTGTGAATATTTTGGGTTGAAAGAAATGGTAAGGTTTAATACCAGGGTTGAATATGTGGGGATGCTGGACTATGGTGTTTTCGGGAAAGATCTAAAGTGGGTGgttaaaagcaaagaaaaaaaggGTGAAAAAAGGGTGGAAGAGGTGTTCGATGCTGTGATTGTTGCCACGGGTCATTACTCTCAACCTAGGTTGCCTTCCATTAAAG GAATGGATGCATGGAAAAGGAAGCAAATTCATAGTCACGTCTATAGAGTTCCAGAGCCATTTAGGAACGAG GTGGTGGTGATAGTGGGAAATTCGCTAAGTGGGCAAGATATATCAATGGAGATAGTGAAAGTGGCAAAGGAAGTGTACCTCAGTGCCAAATCCCTGGAAGTTACCGAAGGTTTATCCAAAGTCATTTCCAAGCACCGGAACTTGCATCTTTACCCACAG ATACAGTCTCTTCATGAAGATGGAAGGGTTGAGTTTGAAGATGGCTCTTGTGTCATAGCTGACACTATCATATATTGCACTGG GTATTCATACGCATTCCCATTTCTTGACACCAAAGGAATAGTAGGTGTTGATGACAATAGAGTGGGACCCCTTTTTGAGCATACTTTTCCACCATCGCTTGCTCCTTCCCTCTCTTTTATTGGCATTCCAAGAaag TTAATAGGGTTCCCTTTCTTTGAATCACAAGCAAAATGGATAGCACAAGTGCTTTCGGAGAAAAGAAATTTGCCATCCTATGATGATATGATGCTTTCTATCAAAGAGTTTTATCGCTCAAGGGAACTCGCTGGTATTCCCGTCTCTGATACTCACGACATTGCCAATTTTGAG TATTGTGACAAGTATGCAGATTATAGTGAATCCCCACATTTGGAAGAATGGAGAAAACAATTATGCTTGTCAGCAATAGTGAATTCATTCACCAATTTGGAGACTTACAGGGATTCATgggatgatggtgatgatgaatTGCTTCAGCAAGCTCTTCAAAGCCCTCATTTCACTCAACTTGGGGTTCAACCTTAA